One window of the Aquila chrysaetos chrysaetos chromosome 8, bAquChr1.4, whole genome shotgun sequence genome contains the following:
- the LOC115345221 gene encoding toll-like receptor 2 isoform X2 codes for MRILTRTLHFYFISFLLSRANGFLTLRTPTAYAFPFYNYSYLNLSSVSEAQAPKMARALNFSHNVIEKITKRDLEGFDALEVLDLSYNQIKDIEPGAFESLLSLVSVNLSFNNKKLLVPGLPPHLKLLPTSKASGSLRLFKYFDKPSEAALEPSVSAEELPHLGGPFILQNVNPRLRRSTENLLRRAEKNVTVSPTATLKPDFCGAPIKGILDLSNSKLSEEELMLKLDPGLCQAQLDGILELDISHSDLEMDLLSLFVLFMPMKNLQSVDASYNKLTINILDVEAICNFPFSKLLFLNISNNPINSLDTLCLPSTIKVIDLSFTNISQIPPNFAKKMFDLEHMYVQGNHFIYTVRPEITNAAPKFPPGTVHINAISFVRNQAGTPIESLPKKVKHLKMSNCSIVELPEWFAGTMEELLFLDLSSNRISVLPVLPASLQHLDISNSDIKIIPPSFKSVSNLTIFNIQNNKITDMHPEYFPSTLTKCDISKNKLNMLSLTDALEKLEHLNVSGNLITRLEPASHLSALANLDSSHNLISELPDHFGKSLPILKYFNLSGNKISFLQRGSLPASLIELDISDNAITTIVEDTFGQLTSLSVLTVQGKHFFCNCDLYWFVNVYIHNPHLQINGKGNLRCSFPPDRRGSLVESSNLTLLHCSLGIQMAITACVAILAVLVLTGLCWRFDGLWYVRMGWYWCMAKRKQYEKRPENKPFDVFISYSEQDANWTKENLLEKLETDGFKICYHERDFKPGHPVLGNIFYCIENSHKVLFVLSPSFVNSCWCQYELYFAEHRVLNENQDSLIMIVLEDLPPNSVPQKFSKLRKLLKRKTYLKWSPEEHKQKMFWHQLAAVLKTTNEPLVRAENGSAQDMYEME; via the coding sequence atgAGGATCCTTACCAGAACCCTTCATTTctacttcatttctttcttactcAGTAGAGCAAATGGATTCCTCACTCTGAGAACACCTACAGCCTATGCCTTCCCATTTTATAACTACTCCTACTTAAACCTCTCTTCTGTATCAGAAGCACAAGCTCCAAAAATGGCAAGAGCTCTCAATTTCTCACATAatgtaattgaaaaaataaCCAAGAGAGACTTGGAAGGTTTTGACGCGCTGGAAGTTTTAGACCTTTCCTACAATCAGATTAAGGACATTGAACCTGGTGCATTTGAGAGTCTGCTCAGTCTTGTTTCTGTGAATTTATCATTTAACAATAAGAAGCTTCTTGTACCAGGTCTTCCGCCCCACCTGAAGCTCTTACCCACTAGCAAAGCCTCAGGGTCTTTGCGgctttttaagtattttgacAAACCCTCAGAGGCTGCTCTGGAGCCTTCTGTATCCGCCGAGGAGCTGCCACATTTGGGAGGTCCATTCATCCTGCAAAATGTTAATCCGAGGCTCAGACGAAGTACAGAGAATCTTCTTcgaagagcagagaaaaatgtaacagtCTCTCCAACAGCCACATTAAAGCCTGATTTCTGTGGAGCACCAATAAAAGGGATACTCGACCTGTCAAACAGCAAACTCTCCGAGGAAGAGCTGATGTTAAAACTGGATCCGGGTCTCTGCCAAGCTCAGCTGGATGGTATTTTGGAGCTTGACATTAGTCACAGTGACCTGGAAATGGATCTTCTGTCACTGTTCGTCCTGTTTATGCCAATGAAAAACCTGCAGTCCGTTGATGCCAGTTACAACAAATTAACAATTAACATTCTAGATGTTGAGGCGATCTGTAACTTCCCATTCAGcaagcttctgtttttaaatattagcaACAATCCCATAAACAGCTTAGATACACTGTGTCTCCCATCAACCATCAAGGTAATTGATTTGTCCTTCACCAATATAAGTCAAATACCCCCAAATTTTGCTAAAAAGATGTTTGACTTAGAACACATGTATGTTCAAGGAAATCACTTCATATATACTGTACGGCCAGAAATCACTAATGCAGCTCCAAAATTTCCCCCTGGAACTGTACATATTAATGCCATTTCATTTGTCAGAAACCAGGCTGGTACACCCATTGAAAGCCTTCCGAAGAAAGTGAAACACCTGAAAATGTCCAACTGCTCCATTGTAGAACTGCCAGAGTGGTTTGCTGGCACAATGGAAGAACTATTATTTTTGGATCTCAGCAGCAACCGGATTTCTGTGCTTCCTGTCTTAcctgcctccctgcagcatCTCGACATAAGCAACAGCGATATTAAAATAATACCGCCTAGTTTTAAATCTGTCTCCAACTTaacaatatttaatattcaaaataataaaattacgGATATGCATCCTGAGTATTTCCCGTCGACTTTAACAAAATGTGATATTAGTAAAAATAAGTTGAACATGTTGTCATTGACTGACGCCCTGGAGAAACTCGAACATCTTAATGTTTCTGGAAACTTAATCACCAGACTGGAACCCGCCAGCCACCTTTCCGCGCTCGCTAATCTGGACAGTAGTCATAACCTCATTTCAGAACTCCCTGATCACTTTGGGAAATCTCTTCCaatcctgaaatattttaatttatcagGGAATAAGATCTCCTTTCTACAGCGTGGCTCTCTCCCAGCTTCTCTGATCGAGTTAGACATTAGCGACAATGCCATTACTACCATAGTGGAGGACACTTTTGGCCAGTTAACGAGTTTGAGTGTTTTGACTGTTCAAggtaagcattttttttgtaactgtgaCTTGTACTGGTTCGTGAATGTCTATATCCACAACCCCCATCTGCAGATAAATGGCAAAGGAAACCTCAGGTGCAGCTTTCCACCAGACAGAAGGGGCTCGTTGGTGGAGAGCAGTAACCTCACGCTTCTGCACTGTTCCCTGGGCATCCAGATGGCTATTACAGCTTGTGTTGCCATCCTGGCTGTTTTGGTGTTAACCGGCTTATGCTGGCGGTTCGATGGGCTGTGGTACGTGAGAATGGGTTGGTACTGGTGTATGGCGAAGAGGAAGCAGTACGAGAAGAGGCCAGAAAACAAGCCCTTTGATGTCTTCATTTCATACAGCGAACAAGACGCAAACTGGACGAAAGAGAATCTACTGGAAAAACTGGAAACTGATGGATTCAAGATATGTTACCACGAGAGGGATTTCAAACCGGGGCATCCAGTACTTGGTAACATTTTTTACTGCATAGAAAACAGCCATAAAGtcctttttgttctctctcCCAGTTTTGTAAACAGTTGCTGGTGTCAGTACGAACTGTATTTTGCTGAACACCGGGTCCTGAATGAAAATCAGGATTCCCTCATCATGATTGTGCTGGAAGACCTCCCGCCCAACAGTGTGCCACAGAAGTTCAGCAAACTCAGGAAACTGCTGAAGAGGAAAACCTACTTGAAGTGGAGCCCTGAGgagcacaaaca